Proteins found in one Balneolaceae bacterium genomic segment:
- the pheA gene encoding prephenate dehydratase yields MSKDRLQEIRESIDKLDETIVKALGERQKIVREILIDKLEREDEIRDPEREEKLLSKIRHKAPEVGMDPYFLEQLFREIIHHSVRYQTHALIDHQNDKSKEETIKVSYQGTDGAFSHQAAMRHFEQRYNNVECIGYTRFDEAADAVEEGEVDVGFLPIENTTAGSINDTYDLLNEKELYIIGEEVLKINHCLMGPEEVQIGNIRRILSHPQAIAQCSKFLTSLPRCHVESYFDTAMAARKVRDDADLSQAAIASAFAAEIYGLKILERDLANQKENYTRFVVVSPESVTCDPQLNCKTSLIFATVDEKGALLKCLNLLGNNGINMTKLESRPRMGHPWQSLFYLDIEGNKEEPRVEDALKKLQKKAQYFKNLGSYPVREGKW; encoded by the coding sequence ATGTCTAAAGACAGGCTGCAAGAAATACGTGAATCGATCGACAAGCTTGACGAAACCATTGTAAAAGCGCTTGGTGAACGACAAAAAATTGTTCGTGAGATCCTGATAGATAAACTCGAGCGTGAAGATGAAATTCGTGATCCCGAACGCGAGGAAAAACTTCTTTCTAAAATTCGGCATAAAGCCCCGGAAGTTGGCATGGATCCCTACTTCCTCGAGCAACTTTTCAGGGAGATTATCCATCATTCCGTGCGTTATCAAACGCATGCACTGATCGACCATCAGAATGATAAATCAAAAGAGGAGACAATCAAGGTTTCGTACCAGGGAACGGATGGTGCTTTTAGTCACCAGGCCGCCATGCGTCATTTTGAACAGCGTTACAACAATGTTGAATGCATTGGCTACACCCGGTTTGATGAAGCCGCTGATGCCGTTGAAGAGGGAGAAGTAGATGTTGGTTTTCTGCCGATTGAAAATACCACGGCCGGTTCCATCAACGATACCTACGATCTTTTGAATGAAAAAGAGCTGTACATTATTGGCGAGGAGGTCCTGAAGATTAATCACTGTTTGATGGGACCTGAGGAGGTTCAAATTGGCAATATTCGCCGGATTTTATCTCACCCGCAAGCCATCGCCCAATGCAGTAAATTTCTCACCTCACTGCCCCGATGCCATGTAGAATCGTATTTCGATACCGCTATGGCGGCACGAAAAGTCCGCGATGATGCTGATCTTTCCCAGGCTGCTATTGCCAGTGCATTTGCAGCTGAAATTTATGGATTAAAAATCCTGGAAAGAGATCTTGCCAATCAAAAAGAGAACTACACCCGTTTTGTTGTGGTAAGCCCCGAATCGGTTACCTGCGACCCACAACTGAACTGTAAGACCTCCCTCATATTTGCAACGGTTGATGAAAAGGGAGCTCTCCTGAAATGCCTGAACCTTTTGGGAAATAATGGGATAAACATGACAAAACTGGAATCTCGTCCCCGAATGGGACATCCCTGGCAGTCTCTCTTCTATCTGGATATTGAGGGAAATAAAGAGGAACCGCGTGTTGAAGATGCGTTGAAAAAACTTCAGAAAAAAGCCCAATACTTTAAAAATTTAGGCAGCTATCCTGTTCGCGAAGGGAAGTGGTAA
- a CDS encoding AAA family ATPase, with translation MIEKYPYWAQQLAKKYLSRTLNQFIIHGNVNDLVSIKDEDKHRYLRLKSFMAEEFFGARDIVLFYDRASGIYFRDQNSQRDFNRALAGRDSLIGTEYAKKLPKDPVGAFNVLEQYIRSRLDQKKSIALIVDFAETIVPANEAGSTGSEDRNALVYLLKWAHDPLFLAADFTTILFTENLSDLNRTLIQNPYSSEIKIPLPEENDRLSYITQACDPDTFEEISDVPKPVMAQMTAGLGFLKLKSILSNAIQNSEKITFDSLTAIKKDMIEAEAYGLLEFVTTDTTLDNVAGHKKVKEHLRHAVKALKSGRHDVIPMGYLVCGPVGTGKTYLVTCFSGEVGIPMVKLKNFRSQWQGVTEGNLEKILSLLKAMSPVAVMIDEADAYLGDRSASGDSGVSSRVFSQIATFMSDTRNRGKILWFLMTARPDLMPIDLKRQGRAEEHIALFPPETEEERIELFDAMKKKTGIRVSENHIPKTVLKGDVHYSGADMEAALTRAKFRTASDNLDEATPQILDRVFEDFLPPTYPEEIELQTLTAVSECTSKALLPERFRKLDRNKMLNRIQELKQTIR, from the coding sequence ATGATTGAAAAATATCCATATTGGGCACAACAGCTTGCCAAAAAATACCTGAGCCGCACGCTCAACCAATTTATCATTCATGGAAATGTAAATGACCTGGTTTCAATCAAAGATGAGGATAAACACCGATACCTGCGGTTAAAATCGTTCATGGCAGAGGAGTTTTTTGGGGCACGGGATATTGTTCTGTTTTACGACCGGGCATCCGGAATATATTTCAGAGATCAGAATTCGCAACGGGATTTTAACCGTGCTCTTGCCGGACGGGATTCCCTGATAGGCACGGAATACGCAAAAAAACTGCCGAAAGATCCCGTGGGTGCATTTAATGTACTGGAACAATATATCCGATCGCGTCTCGATCAAAAGAAAAGCATCGCCCTGATTGTTGATTTTGCAGAAACAATTGTACCGGCCAATGAGGCTGGCAGCACTGGTTCAGAAGATCGTAATGCACTTGTTTATCTACTAAAATGGGCTCATGATCCGCTTTTTCTTGCGGCCGATTTTACCACGATTTTGTTCACTGAAAACCTGTCCGACCTCAATCGAACCTTGATTCAAAATCCGTACTCATCAGAGATAAAAATTCCACTGCCGGAAGAAAACGACCGCCTCTCCTACATCACACAGGCTTGTGATCCGGATACATTTGAAGAGATATCGGACGTTCCTAAGCCGGTGATGGCACAAATGACAGCTGGTCTTGGATTTTTGAAACTGAAGAGTATCCTCTCAAATGCGATACAAAATTCAGAAAAAATTACATTCGATTCGCTTACCGCAATCAAAAAAGATATGATTGAAGCGGAAGCATATGGCCTTCTTGAATTTGTAACGACGGATACCACACTTGATAATGTAGCCGGGCATAAAAAAGTAAAAGAACATCTGCGTCATGCTGTCAAAGCTTTAAAATCGGGACGACATGATGTAATTCCTATGGGATATCTTGTATGCGGCCCGGTTGGAACCGGTAAAACTTATCTTGTAACCTGTTTTTCGGGTGAGGTTGGCATTCCGATGGTAAAACTGAAAAACTTCCGAAGCCAGTGGCAGGGAGTAACAGAGGGAAATCTGGAAAAAATATTAAGCCTGCTGAAAGCAATGTCGCCCGTAGCCGTAATGATTGACGAAGCTGACGCCTATCTTGGCGACCGCTCTGCATCGGGAGACAGCGGTGTATCGAGCCGGGTTTTTTCACAGATTGCCACCTTTATGAGTGATACACGTAACCGCGGAAAAATTCTGTGGTTCCTGATGACCGCCCGCCCCGACCTGATGCCTATAGACTTAAAACGCCAGGGACGTGCCGAAGAACATATCGCACTCTTTCCCCCTGAAACGGAAGAGGAGCGAATTGAACTTTTTGATGCCATGAAGAAAAAAACCGGGATCAGGGTATCCGAAAACCACATCCCGAAAACCGTTCTTAAAGGGGATGTTCATTATTCCGGGGCTGATATGGAAGCAGCTCTTACACGGGCAAAATTCCGAACGGCATCCGATAACCTCGATGAAGCCACACCTCAGATACTGGACCGGGTTTTTGAAGATTTTTTACCTCCCACCTATCCCGAAGAGATTGAACTACAGACACTGACCGCCGTTTCGGAATGTACTTCGAAGGCGCTATTGCCCGAACGATTCCGTAAATTAGACCGGAATAAAATGTTGAACAGAATCCAGGAATTGAAACAAACGATACGTTAA
- a CDS encoding hemolysin family protein, which yields MTEFLYIFTAILLSGFFSGSEMAFVTANKLKLEIESRKDTFRGKSLAFFSDNPENFLTTTLVGNNIVNVIYATLMAVFLVEPIQAIYQQFTGVMPTTAMILFIQTMIASIVILLFGEIIAKAIFRVQADFLITIIAAPLRLINYLLSPLIYITNYSSGILINLLNIGSEPSEKVFRRQDVEMIFRELKDSGGSKEIDHDDSEILHNVLELSNKRVRETMVPRTEIVAIDRNATIEELKKAFIESGFSKIPVYQDTIDDIIGVVFAYDLFSNPKSISQITRPVNLIPSSKKSKNLLTEFRQSNISVAIVIDEYGGTAGMVTIEDLIEEVVGDIQDEYDKEDDQIKKLSNNTFLLSGSVELDELIELHPEIELNFEEGDFETVAGYIIHHTGRIPKVNEELQIHGNTFIITKATQSKLENVKLIILTGD from the coding sequence ATGACTGAATTCCTCTACATATTTACAGCCATTTTACTAAGTGGATTTTTCTCGGGATCGGAGATGGCCTTTGTAACGGCTAACAAACTTAAGCTCGAAATTGAATCGAGAAAAGATACGTTTCGGGGAAAATCGCTGGCATTTTTCAGTGATAATCCGGAAAACTTTTTGACCACAACATTGGTTGGAAACAACATTGTAAATGTTATATATGCCACTTTAATGGCCGTTTTCCTTGTTGAACCGATACAGGCTATTTACCAGCAGTTTACGGGTGTGATGCCTACAACAGCAATGATTCTTTTCATACAAACAATGATAGCGTCTATCGTTATTTTGCTGTTTGGTGAAATTATTGCAAAAGCGATCTTCAGAGTACAGGCCGATTTTCTTATCACTATCATTGCCGCACCCCTCAGGTTAATAAACTACCTCTTATCTCCGCTGATCTATATAACAAATTATTCATCAGGGATACTTATCAACCTGCTTAATATTGGCAGTGAACCAAGTGAGAAAGTATTTCGCCGCCAGGATGTTGAGATGATATTCAGGGAACTGAAAGACAGTGGCGGCAGCAAGGAGATCGATCATGATGATTCTGAAATTCTCCACAACGTACTTGAACTCTCCAACAAAAGAGTACGCGAAACGATGGTACCGCGTACCGAAATTGTGGCGATTGACAGAAATGCCACCATCGAGGAGTTGAAGAAAGCATTTATAGAATCGGGTTTTTCCAAGATTCCCGTATACCAGGATACCATTGACGACATCATCGGGGTAGTATTTGCTTATGATCTGTTCAGTAATCCAAAAAGCATCAGCCAGATTACGCGGCCGGTAAACCTGATTCCATCCAGTAAAAAATCAAAAAATCTGCTTACTGAATTCAGGCAAAGCAATATTTCTGTGGCCATTGTGATTGATGAATATGGAGGTACCGCCGGAATGGTAACCATTGAAGACCTGATTGAAGAGGTGGTCGGTGATATCCAGGATGAGTACGATAAGGAAGATGATCAGATCAAAAAATTATCAAATAACACATTCTTGCTTTCCGGTTCAGTAGAGTTAGATGAACTGATTGAACTTCATCCCGAAATTGAACTGAATTTTGAAGAGGGCGACTTTGAGACCGTTGCCGGGTATATCATTCACCATACCGGACGAATCCCTAAAGTGAATGAGGAGCTTCAAATACACGGAAACACCTTTATAATCACCAAAGCAACACAGAGTAAGCTCGAAAACGTTAAATTAATCATACTCACCGGCGACTAA
- a CDS encoding enoyl-CoA hydratase-related protein, protein MEMILTGKQIQADEAHSIGLLNHVFDSDSALKKVKEIALKIMKNGPVAITAAIAAINAGSGANQGYAKEATLFGQLCETDDFKEGTSAFLEKRKANFTGN, encoded by the coding sequence ATGGAGATGATCTTGACCGGCAAACAGATTCAAGCTGATGAAGCCCATTCTATTGGATTACTGAATCATGTTTTTGATTCGGACAGTGCCCTCAAGAAAGTGAAAGAGATTGCTTTGAAAATCATGAAAAATGGTCCCGTTGCAATCACCGCAGCTATCGCAGCGATAAATGCCGGTTCCGGAGCCAACCAAGGGTATGCCAAGGAAGCAACTTTATTTGGGCAGCTCTGCGAAACCGATGATTTTAAAGAGGGAACTTCAGCTTTCCTTGAGAAACGAAAAGCTAATTTTACCGGCAACTAA
- a CDS encoding enoyl-CoA hydratase-related protein has product MNTASLERETVLLETDDDGISILTINRPDKLNALNKQVLNDLGDAFDFIEKSDHIRSIIITGSGEKAFVAGADIKELSTLDRQSGEKTSSEGQGLFNRIEQFSKPVIALVNGYALGGGAELAMACHIRIGTKNAVFGLPEVSLGLIPGYGGTQRLASIGRKRKGDGDDLDRQTDSS; this is encoded by the coding sequence ATGAATACAGCTTCACTCGAACGCGAAACCGTTTTACTTGAAACTGACGATGATGGAATTTCGATTCTTACCATCAACAGGCCTGATAAGCTTAATGCTTTAAACAAACAGGTTTTAAATGATCTGGGCGATGCTTTTGATTTCATCGAAAAATCAGACCACATTCGTTCGATCATTATCACCGGGTCTGGCGAAAAAGCCTTTGTAGCGGGAGCCGATATCAAAGAACTCAGCACTCTTGACAGGCAGAGCGGTGAGAAAACTTCATCAGAAGGTCAGGGGCTCTTTAACAGGATTGAGCAGTTCTCAAAACCTGTGATAGCACTCGTCAATGGCTATGCACTTGGCGGAGGTGCGGAACTGGCAATGGCTTGCCACATCCGAATTGGCACCAAAAACGCTGTATTTGGTCTGCCGGAAGTTTCTCTTGGGTTGATTCCGGGTTACGGCGGTACTCAACGACTTGCCTCAATTGGCAGGAAAAGGAAAGGCGATGGAGATGATCTTGACCGGCAAACAGATTCAAGCTGA
- a CDS encoding PspA/IM30 family protein, whose translation MFKRFIRAIKSMFGGFVSSMEDPKLILEQNIRELNDQIPQMNENITTVKANAMMLRKEVEKYEKSISEITAKIKSAIEADRDDLAEGYALQLEKAKENLQHSKQQLKYADQAYEKALKVKQAFMREKDRKIKEAREALRASERAEWQAKVADALESFEMGGLDQTHSEMVNRVNEETARNEARMEIALESVDTETMEIEANAEKLRAKELVNQFKLDMGKESASKEDETIDIEEPTKSEKESPQKTVGKERSKSK comes from the coding sequence ATGTTTAAACGATTTATAAGAGCGATTAAGTCAATGTTTGGCGGATTTGTTAGTTCAATGGAAGATCCAAAACTCATCCTTGAGCAAAACATTCGGGAATTGAATGATCAAATTCCGCAGATGAACGAAAATATTACCACCGTAAAGGCGAATGCAATGATGCTTCGAAAGGAGGTTGAGAAGTACGAAAAATCTATTTCGGAGATCACTGCCAAAATCAAATCAGCCATTGAGGCCGACCGCGACGATCTTGCCGAAGGCTATGCGCTTCAACTCGAAAAAGCCAAAGAAAATTTGCAGCATTCCAAGCAACAGCTCAAATATGCTGACCAAGCCTACGAAAAAGCACTGAAGGTAAAACAGGCTTTTATGCGTGAGAAAGATCGAAAGATTAAGGAAGCGCGAGAAGCTCTCCGTGCCAGCGAACGGGCCGAATGGCAGGCAAAAGTAGCTGATGCTCTTGAATCCTTCGAAATGGGCGGGTTAGATCAGACTCACTCCGAAATGGTGAATCGTGTGAATGAAGAAACCGCACGAAACGAAGCCAGAATGGAAATCGCTCTTGAAAGCGTTGACACAGAAACAATGGAGATTGAAGCTAACGCTGAAAAATTGCGTGCTAAAGAGCTGGTAAACCAGTTTAAGCTCGATATGGGGAAAGAGTCAGCTTCTAAAGAGGACGAAACTATTGATATTGAGGAGCCAACGAAATCAGAAAAAGAATCCCCTCAAAAAACGGTTGGCAAAGAACGATCCAAGTCTAAGTAA
- a CDS encoding thymidine phosphorylase produces MISGRGLGHTGGTLDKLESIPGFSVDMDLDRYKEIIKKHALVLAGQTEEIAPADKLLYALRDVTATVESIPLIAGSIMSKKLAEGIDALVLDVKFGSGAFMKTSDEAIELAQTLVEIGEQFGKRTIAYLTNMEQPLGNAVGNWLEVKESIDSLNGKGPDDVMEITHLLAGTMIYLGKKADSVDKGIELSKKSVADGSAFQKWIDIVEEQGGDTSVIKNPDLYDRAEFSEPVTSETSGYITEMDAFAMGMVSVELGAGRREKEDDVDPDAGFILHKKIGDRIEAGETFATLYTNKKDTIHTAKAGMKDAISVKKKAPKPLNLITHRVDKNGVHDFRA; encoded by the coding sequence ATGATTTCCGGGCGCGGACTGGGGCATACCGGCGGTACACTGGACAAACTGGAATCGATCCCCGGCTTTTCTGTGGATATGGATTTGGACCGATATAAGGAGATCATCAAAAAGCACGCTTTGGTGTTGGCAGGTCAAACCGAAGAGATCGCACCTGCTGATAAACTGCTTTATGCTTTGCGGGATGTGACCGCTACGGTTGAATCGATCCCGTTGATTGCCGGAAGTATTATGAGCAAAAAACTGGCCGAGGGAATTGATGCACTTGTGCTGGATGTGAAATTTGGATCCGGTGCGTTCATGAAAACAAGTGATGAGGCAATTGAACTTGCGCAAACACTGGTTGAAATTGGCGAACAATTTGGAAAACGAACCATCGCCTATCTCACAAATATGGAACAGCCGTTGGGAAATGCGGTCGGCAACTGGCTGGAAGTTAAAGAAAGTATTGATTCACTGAACGGAAAGGGCCCCGATGATGTCATGGAGATTACTCACCTGCTGGCCGGAACGATGATCTATCTTGGAAAAAAAGCAGACTCGGTAGATAAAGGAATTGAGTTAAGCAAAAAATCGGTGGCGGATGGCTCCGCTTTCCAAAAATGGATCGATATTGTAGAAGAACAAGGAGGAGATACATCCGTTATAAAAAATCCCGATTTATATGATCGCGCTGAATTTAGTGAACCGGTGACCTCGGAAACATCCGGTTATATCACTGAGATGGATGCATTTGCGATGGGAATGGTTTCGGTTGAACTCGGTGCCGGCCGCAGAGAAAAAGAGGATGATGTTGATCCCGATGCGGGGTTTATTCTTCATAAAAAAATAGGTGACAGAATTGAGGCCGGTGAAACATTTGCCACGCTCTATACGAACAAGAAGGATACCATTCATACTGCGAAAGCCGGTATGAAAGATGCCATCTCTGTTAAGAAGAAGGCACCGAAGCCTTTAAATCTCATCACACATCGTGTTGATAAAAACGGGGTTCACGATTTTAGGGCGTAA
- a CDS encoding 4-phosphoerythronate dehydrogenase, translating to MKIFADKYLYALDKLIPGDFELNRYDPEDGFPDHATQYDALLIRTVTKLNSDTLPEAGNLKFVGSATAGFDHVDIDHLHTLGIEFARSEGCNANAVAEYVLTVLYRWGQLRGEKVEDLRIGVVGCGNTGGALIGYLKKLGIEYVPYDPPKEEREENFTSADLDELLSCDVLSFHTPLTKNGPHPTYHMCDGAWLKHGFKLIINASRGGVVDEKALFEAKRMGLIRDFILDVWENEPVFSDQIAKEALIATPHIAGYSREAKWKASEIVIRKMIEFFGDQFTSPNQDEKPKRSNLAEPEDLSFADFLWKNHKIDFYDQELRKLTGLTEEEKGQKFADLRSNTPTRFEFRTIIGQYLNPEKLPEEVMIF from the coding sequence ATGAAAATTTTTGCTGATAAATACCTGTATGCGCTGGACAAACTTATTCCTGGAGATTTTGAACTGAATAGATATGATCCGGAAGATGGTTTTCCGGATCATGCAACGCAATATGATGCACTGCTGATTCGAACGGTCACTAAACTAAATTCAGATACACTTCCGGAAGCCGGGAATTTAAAATTTGTGGGATCGGCAACTGCCGGATTTGACCATGTGGATATCGATCACCTGCATACACTTGGAATTGAATTCGCCCGATCTGAAGGATGTAACGCCAATGCGGTTGCAGAATATGTTCTTACTGTACTGTATCGGTGGGGACAGCTTCGGGGCGAAAAGGTTGAAGATCTGAGAATTGGAGTGGTTGGTTGCGGGAATACAGGCGGAGCGCTGATCGGATATCTGAAGAAACTGGGAATAGAATACGTTCCCTACGACCCACCAAAAGAAGAAAGGGAAGAAAATTTTACTTCCGCTGACTTAGATGAATTGCTCTCGTGCGATGTTCTTTCCTTTCATACCCCCCTGACTAAAAATGGTCCCCATCCAACCTATCATATGTGTGATGGTGCTTGGTTAAAACATGGTTTTAAGCTAATTATTAACGCCAGCCGTGGTGGAGTTGTAGATGAAAAAGCTCTTTTCGAAGCCAAGAGAATGGGGCTTATTCGAGATTTTATTTTGGATGTCTGGGAAAATGAGCCGGTATTTTCAGATCAGATCGCAAAAGAAGCGTTGATTGCCACACCGCATATTGCCGGTTATTCAAGAGAAGCGAAATGGAAAGCCAGCGAAATTGTTATTCGAAAGATGATTGAGTTTTTTGGAGATCAATTCACGTCGCCAAACCAGGATGAAAAGCCAAAGAGATCAAATTTGGCGGAACCTGAAGATCTATCTTTTGCCGACTTTCTCTGGAAAAATCATAAGATCGATTTTTATGATCAGGAATTGAGGAAATTGACTGGTTTAACTGAAGAGGAGAAGGGGCAAAAATTTGCCGATTTGAGATCGAACACGCCAACACGATTTGAGTTCAGGACTATTATCGGACAGTATTTAAATCCTGAAAAATTACCGGAAGAGGTAATGATTTTTTAA
- a CDS encoding TatD family hydrolase, giving the protein MTLTDTHCHLYLDQFKDDLDEVLERSLNEKITHIFLPAIDWKSIEQMEHLQHPDITFYKMAGIHPCNVEENLPVDEEKLFKYCQSDEFVAVGETGLDYYWSTDFVDEQKESLRLHCRVAKKTGKPIVLHNRESTTDLLDLIEEEQDGSLSGVWHCFTGTEEEGKRALDLGLYLGVGGVSTFKNAGVDKTVSKMPMDKLILETDAPYLAPTPHRGKRNEPAFIKNIAENLAALKNLSVEEIAEKTTRNAFKLFSIK; this is encoded by the coding sequence TTGACACTCACAGACACCCACTGCCACCTCTACCTCGATCAGTTCAAAGATGACCTTGATGAGGTTTTAGAACGCTCATTAAACGAAAAAATCACACACATTTTCCTGCCGGCCATTGACTGGAAATCCATTGAACAGATGGAACACCTGCAACATCCTGATATCACCTTTTACAAAATGGCGGGAATCCATCCATGCAATGTTGAGGAAAACCTCCCTGTTGATGAAGAGAAACTCTTTAAATATTGTCAATCTGATGAATTTGTGGCTGTCGGGGAAACCGGACTTGATTACTATTGGAGTACCGATTTTGTAGATGAGCAAAAAGAGAGTCTTCGACTGCACTGCCGGGTTGCCAAAAAAACCGGTAAACCGATTGTTCTCCACAACCGGGAAAGCACAACCGACCTGCTGGATTTGATTGAAGAGGAGCAAGATGGATCTCTTTCCGGTGTCTGGCACTGTTTTACGGGTACGGAAGAGGAAGGCAAACGTGCTCTTGACCTGGGGCTTTATCTTGGCGTTGGCGGCGTATCTACGTTCAAAAATGCAGGGGTTGATAAAACCGTCTCAAAAATGCCAATGGATAAACTGATCCTGGAAACCGATGCCCCCTATCTCGCACCAACTCCCCATCGCGGAAAACGAAATGAACCGGCCTTCATCAAAAACATTGCGGAGAATTTGGCGGCGTTGAAAAATCTATCTGTAGAAGAAATTGCGGAAAAAACCACACGAAATGCGTTTAAATTATTCAGTATAAAATAA
- a CDS encoding methylenetetrahydrofolate reductase produces the protein MKVIEHYEKASEPLISFEIIPPKRGGSVQTVFESLDKVVEAIKPPFIDVTYHAAESYVEEQPDGSLKRIVRRKRPGTIGLCAAILHRYGIDPVPHLICEGFTKEESEDALIELNYLGIHNVLAIRGDNTGSQVSLNMNGTENKFAIDLVKQIQDMNQGQYLEDIVNAEPTDFCVGVAGYPEKHFEAPNLDWDIKKLKDKVDAGGEYIVTQMFFDNSAYFRFVDKCRAAGIEVPIIPGLKILTTTNHLKSLPKFFHLTIPDELTAEVDADPDNVKNIGIEWARQQSLELMENGAPGIHYYIMGNPQPALDVIDFLKAK, from the coding sequence ATGAAAGTTATTGAACATTACGAAAAGGCATCTGAACCTTTGATCTCTTTCGAAATCATCCCCCCAAAACGAGGAGGATCGGTTCAAACCGTCTTTGAATCATTGGATAAGGTTGTTGAAGCAATTAAACCACCTTTTATTGATGTAACTTACCATGCAGCAGAATCTTATGTGGAAGAGCAGCCGGACGGTTCTTTAAAACGCATTGTGAGAAGAAAGCGCCCCGGCACCATTGGATTGTGCGCAGCTATTCTTCATCGCTATGGAATTGACCCCGTCCCTCACCTGATCTGCGAAGGATTTACAAAAGAGGAGAGTGAAGACGCCCTGATCGAATTAAACTATCTGGGAATCCACAACGTGCTGGCCATCCGGGGTGATAATACCGGGTCACAAGTGTCCCTGAATATGAACGGTACAGAAAACAAATTCGCAATTGATCTTGTAAAGCAGATCCAGGATATGAATCAAGGTCAATACCTGGAGGATATCGTAAACGCCGAACCAACTGATTTCTGTGTAGGCGTAGCCGGATATCCTGAAAAACATTTTGAAGCTCCCAACCTGGATTGGGATATCAAAAAGCTGAAGGATAAAGTGGATGCCGGAGGTGAATACATTGTTACCCAGATGTTTTTTGATAATAGTGCCTATTTCCGATTTGTAGACAAATGCAGAGCTGCAGGTATCGAGGTTCCAATCATTCCCGGGTTGAAAATTTTGACGACCACAAATCATCTGAAATCATTGCCGAAATTTTTTCATTTAACGATTCCTGATGAACTTACGGCCGAAGTGGATGCCGACCCGGATAATGTAAAAAACATCGGCATTGAATGGGCACGTCAGCAGTCTCTTGAACTGATGGAAAATGGAGCTCCGGGAATTCACTACTATATTATGGGAAATCCTCAGCCTGCTTTGGATGTCATTGATTTTTTGAAGGCGAAGTGA